The window TTTGAATCATCTCCACAGCTAGCACCATCCCGTCTGTTCTTCAATTTCAGTTCCTTTCTTGCTTTTCTCGCCCGTTTTCTCTCATCTGCTTCATTGATAGTAATGACCGTAGTATCATCCAAGTCTACTGTGTCCTCATGACAGCCATTGGCAGATTTAGCCTCTTTCCTTTTGCGTTTCCTGTCTTTCTTTCGCTGTTTTTCCTCCCGTTGTCTCTCACTTTCATCATCCTCACAACATCCACCGGCGTCCTGCTCAGTTGTATGTTTCTCTTCTTCAGTTGCACTTCCCGATTCTTGAAGTACATTTTCCCCATCGTGTTCATCTCCAGCGTCATCACATTGCCCATTCTCAATGGCGGCTTTCATCCTCCGTTTCTTCTCTTTCTTCTGTCGTTTCCTCTCCCGCTTCTCTTCGTCTCCCGCATCTCTCACCTTCCCcccatcattatcatcatcctCTGTTGTGTGACTTTGATCTTTATCAAGGCTAGGGGGAGAGGGTTTAGTGGACTGAGCCTGGTCTTTCTGACGATTTAGGTAACCCTCCAGCTCCTCTTGTTCCTGGATTCGCTTCAGTTTCCCGGAGAGTTTCAAGCCGTGCCTAGCGCCCCTATAAACATCAAGGAACGAAAATTTACACTTCAAAAACTGACAAAACGTGCCAGACATAAAAAATATACGATGTGATTAAGCTAAAAAAGCTAAAATATCAGTATGGAGAAACAAGCGAAGTCGGGCCAACAGGGATGATattttccaaaaacaaattttgtaaatttaaatgccaaactatattttattttattttggcaaCTTCCCTCCTGATAAATAACATCTAAAATGGGTCAAAGttagcattcataaatacctcggacagttttgctattcctattggtggagagcgcgtcacgtgggtgtgcataaccTTTGTTTtcgaccggtaaaaagtgttgagacatgggcatgacacgcgagcttgcacctgttcttataagacagtttcttcattcctattggtcgagagcaacggccgggacagttgtgccacatcacgcgatactaCTTTCAAAACGTTGAACCAAAGTGGTATCAACATGGGGGTTTAACAGTATTAAAGCATAGATTGTACTCTTTACAAATGTATAAAAATTACCTGGGTTGACAAatgactcattttgcttgatcacaTCATGATAAATTTAAAAGAATACGGTGTAACTTACTTATGAGCTGTTCGTCCACCACAAGCCTTGAAGAACTTCTCATCAATATTCATCTCCTCCTTGTTGCCCTCTTCCTCTTCAGATGAAGAACTGTCTTGATCATCTCGTTTCAAGCCCTCCGCTGTTAAAGTGGCACTCCGGACAAAGTTGCCATACAGCAGAGGCTTCTTGCCGACATTCTTGGGCTGTTTTCTGTTACTTATTGGTCCGTGGCTTTTCTCTTTACTTGTCATTTTCACGCCTTCCTATTGACATGAAGAAAACACACATTAAAGACGGGTCTTCATCAAAACGAAGAAAATCACTTAGCGGTAATGTATTTAGAATGAATGGAGGTGTCTTTTGGCACAATTTATACACGCATGACAAACCTGGTTATTTTCCACCACTATGTTGTTTGCAGCCTTGTTGAAAACATGGTCCCACCAGTGGTACGTAAACTGCTCACCAAGATCATGACCGACCTACACATATAgataatacatttatttcaacattgttatgattaagtacatgtacatcgacATCGTGTAAAGTGAAGGTATAATGACGAACCAATGTAGAAATAATACTAACATAACAAGGaatatcaaatttgttttttacccaaacaccgatgtgcgttagcactgtatactcagtacttccccgagtcctgtgaaaaaatatcacaggcatgatactcggggtggattcgaacccgatgcaaatttaacatctattacaagGAAGTtggataaataataacaaaacatgaCAACATTTAGGCCAACCACAAACAAGCACACCAACAAACTAACAACTCTGACTAACATCATCTAGAAAACTATGTCAAAACCTTTCTTTCATTACTAAGAATTATGTAACTGAGCTTtacatatttttataaaaaggggGCAAAGTAACCAAGCTTTTTCTTGAATTACTGATACTATTCTAATAAGCAACACCTTGGACAAGACTTGTTCTAAATACTGAAGCTCTGTTGAACGGGACATAAAGGCTTTTCTTACAGGAACTTCAAGTTAAGGTAAAGAAAGGGTTAACAAAAGAAGATAAAGATGCATAATGTTTGTATCTAgagacaaaaatttaaaaaccacaTTGAATTTTAGAAGTTCAAAAAGTGGAGCTGAGTGATCAAAATAACCAGCATTAGAAATAATCCAATCAGCCCACTTTTGTAAAGTAAATAGTCTATTTCACTGGGAGAACCACACCATTATGAGAATGCACAAGTTTAAATACATTACAGTATACTTTAAAAGCAGAGAAATAATTTTACAAGACTCAACTGTcccaaagttttttttgttttttatctgttccgaaagtgtataatggctttaaagccactATACACTTGCGGTACAGAGAGAAGAAaacatagatttacaaataacttacagggtttacagaaggtaatggtgaaagacttttcttgaaatattgttccatgaaatgctttactttttgagaaaacattaaaacaatttaaattctcgaaagc of the Asterias rubens chromosome 3, eAstRub1.3, whole genome shotgun sequence genome contains:
- the LOC117288216 gene encoding G patch domain-containing protein 4-like, yielding MAGHRCSAFAQTQLEKHGWQAGQGLGRTESGISEAIKVKIKHDTAGVGHDLGEQFTYHWWDHVFNKAANNIVVENNQEGVKMTSKEKSHGPISNRKQPKNVGKKPLLYGNFVRSATLTAEGLKRDDQDSSSSEEEEGNKEEMNIDEKFFKACGGRTAHKGARHGLKLSGKLKRIQEQEELEGYLNRQKDQAQSTKPSPPSLDKDQSHTTEDDDNDGGKVRDAGDEEKRERKRQKKEKKRRMKAAIENGQCDDAGDEHDGENVLQESGSATEEEKHTTEQDAGGCCEDDESERQREEKQRKKDRKRKRKEAKSANGCHEDTVDLDDTTVITINEADERKRARKARKELKLKNRRDGASCGDDSNGPFVNDVVELTLEENGGDQDRKCKRKKEKKRKMESVDVCENENNESSELICCSVPEGDTRTGDNDCDLDTKNGGDDLGMKSKKRRKEEGLQNGSLDHECTDIKTSKKSKKKKSKHRPTVMTMNEFVRK